From the genome of Labedella gwakjiensis:
GCGACCCGACGCAGTGGAGGACGCACACCGCCGTCGCCAGCAGCCGAGGGCCTGCACCGGGTTCGGCGCGGGGTGTACGTGCCGACCGAGAAGTGGTCGGCGATGGATCCGGACGACAGGTATCGCGCGTTCATCCATGCCACGCTGGCCTGCTCGCCGACCGCGCCTGTTCTCAGCCACTTCTCCGCCGCAGCGATCCATCACCTACCGATCGTCGGGTCGTGGCCGGAGACCGTGCACACGATCATCGATGAGGCGTCCGGGGTCGCTCCTCTGGGCTCTACAGCCGGCACCGGACGTCCCGACCACCTGCGATCGTGGTCGTGGGCGGCGTCAACTGCACGGCTCTCGAGCGGACCATCGTCGACGTCGCCCGCTCGGGAGCGCGCGCCTCGGCGCTCGCGATGGCGGATCACGCAATGTCGCGGGGCATGACGAGCGCCAGGGCCCTGTTGGATGAAGACTCGGCCCTCGGTCCCGGCCGTGGATCTCAGCAGAGCCGGCACTGCTCTCGATGGCGTCGTCCCTCTCCGCGAACGGCGGAGAGTCCTTCGTGCGTCTCCTTCTCCACGACGCCGGCTTCGTGCCTCCGCGGCTGCAACATCGCTATGACGACGACGCGGGCCTCGTGGGATACGTCGACTTCGCGTGGCCCGACCTCGGAATCGTCCTCGAGTTCGATGGTCGACGGAAGTACTCCGCCGCAGAATTCGCGGCAGGACGAACTCCGGAGGAGGTCGTCTGGGCGGAGAAGCGCTGCGAGGATCGACTCCGCGCGCTGGGCCTCCAGGTTCTCCGTGTCACCTGGGAGGACCTCGGCGGGCAGAACCCCGCCGTCGTGGCGATGGTCGCTTCCGCAGGAGTCACTCGACGGCCGCAGATCGGCATCGAGGGCGCCAGGTATACCTGGCGCCCTCGATCGTGAGTAGCTCCTTCGTCAGTCGGTGACGGCCGCGATATCGGGGGCCTCGAGACGCACACGATCGGCGGATTCGTCGTCCGGCTGCTCCTGCGACGCCCGCTCGGCCGCGACACGCTTGAGGTAGTTCTGCACTTCGCGTTCCGTGCGCTCCTCGTCCCAGCCGAGGACGTCGGCCATGAGTGCCGCGGCGATCGGCGCGGCCGACACTCCGCGATCCCATGCCTCGATCGAGATGCGGGTGCGTCGCGCCAGCACGTCCTCGAGGTGAAGGGCCCCCTCGTGCGATGCCGCGTAGACGACTTCCGCCTGCAGGTAGTCGTCGGCTCCCGGAAGGGGCTCGGCGAGCTCCGGTCGGTTCCGGATCAGGTCGAGGAGTTCGTCGGTGAGAACCCCGTACCGGTTCAGGAGATGCTCGATACGCACCTTGTGGACGCCGAACGCCCGGGCGATCTTGCCCCGCTTGTTCCACGCCGCCTGGTATCCCTCAGCACCGAGCAAGGCGATGTCCTGGGTGGTCGAGGGTGGGATCCGTCCGTCGAGGGCGTCGGCGGCCGCGTCGATCGCGTCCTTCGCCATGATCCGATAGGTGGTCCACTTGCCGCCCGCGACCACGACGAGTCCGGGGACGGAGTGGGTGACGATGTGCTCCCGGGAGAGCTTCGACGTCTGGTCGCTCTCGCCCGCCAGCAGGGGGCGGAGACCGGCGTAGACGCCTTCGACGTCCTCGCGAGTGAGCGGTACGGCGAGCACCTGGTTGACATGCTCGAGGATGTAGTCGATGTCCGCCGCCGTCGCCGCCGGGTGCGCCTTGTCGAGATTCCAGTCCGTGTCCGTCGTGCCGATGATCCAGTGCCGACCCCACGGGATCACGAACAGCACGCTCTTCTCGGTGCGGAGGATCATGCCCATCGTCGACTGGAAGCGGTCGCGCGGCACGAGGAGGTGGACACCCTTGGACGCACGCACCTTGAACTGACCGCGCTCCCCCACCAGGGCCTGGGTGTCGTCCGTCCAGACACCCGTCGCGTTCACGACCTGCTTCGCGCGGATCTCGAACGTCTCGCCGGTCTGCAAGTCGTGCGCGGTGACGCCGACGACCCTCTGACCGACCTTGATGAAGCCCTCGACGCGCACGCGGCTCGCGACGTGGGCGCCGTAGAACGATGCGGTGCGGGCGAGTGACGAGACGTAGCGCGCATCGTCGACCTGCGCGTCGTAGTAGGTGAGCCCACCCGTGAAGGCGTTCGCCGCGAGGGAGGGGATCGAGCGCTGGATCTGACGCTTGCTGAGGTGACGGTGGTGCGGGACGCCGGGAGGGCGTCCTCCCGAGTAGCTGAAGATGTCGTACAGGAACATGCCCGCACCGATGTAGAACCGTTCCCATACGGGCTTGGTGAGCGGGTACAGGAACCGCACCGGCTTCACGAGGTGGGGGGCGATCCTCTGCAGGAGGAGCCCGCGCTCGATGAGCGCCTCGCGGACGAGTCCGAAGTCGAGCTGCTCGAGGTAGCGGATGCCGCCGTGCACGAGCTTCGACGACCGGCTCGACGTTCCGCTCGCCCAGTCGCGGGCCTCGAGGAGACCCGTGGAGAGTCCGCGGGTCACGGCGTCGAGCGCCGCGCCCGTGCCGACGATGCCGCCTCCGACGACGAGGACGTCGAGCTCCTTCGACTTCAAGGCCTCGATCGCTGCGAGTCGCTCCTCCGGCCCGATCTTGTTGGACCGTGAAACAGAATTCTGGGCCATCATCGCCTCCAAAAGGACGTCAGCAGAGGGACCCGACGGCCCCGTTTTCGACGCTACTGCACGGGGTAGGGGGCGACAACCACCTCTACCCGCTGGAACTCTTTGAGATCGCTGTACCCGGTGGTGGCCATCGACCTCCGGAGCGCTCCCACGAGGTTCGCCGTGCCGTCGACCGTGGTCGCCGGCCCGTAGAGGACCTCCTCGAGCGACCCGACCTGGCCGACCTCGACACGGCGTCCGCGCGGAAGCTGCGAGTGGTAGGCCTCGGTCCCCCAGTGGAACCCGCCACCGGGCGCATCGGAGGCGCGCGCCAGCGTCGTTCCGAGCATGACCGCGTCGGCTCCGCACGCGATCGCCTTCACGATGTCACCGGATGATCCGAGACCGCCGTCGGCGATCACGTGCACGTACCGGCCGCCGGACTCGTCGAGGTAGTCGCGTCGGGCACCCGCGACGTCGGCGACGGCCGTCGCCATCGGCGCGTGGATCCCGAGGGACGCGCGCGTCGTCGACGCCGCTCCCCCGCCGAAGCCCACGAGGACGCCGGCCGCGCCCGTGCGCATGAGGTGGAGCGCCGCCGTGTAGGTGGCCGCGCCGCCCACGATGACCGGGACGTCGAGCTCGTAGATGAACTCCTTGAGGTTGAGCGGCTCCTGGTTCTTGGAGACGTGCTCGGCCGAGACCGTGGTCCCGCGGATGACGAAGATGTCGACACCCGCCTCGACGACGGTGTTGTACAGCTCCTGCGTGCGCTGAGGCGACAGGGCGCCGGCCACGGTGACACCGGCCTCGCGGATCTCGGCGAGGCGCTGTGTGACGAGCTCCGGACGGATCGGCGCGGAGTAGAGCTCCTGCATGCGAGCTGTCGCCTGGGCGGCAGGGAGCGACCGGATCTCGGCGAGCACGGGCTCCGGGTCGTCATAACGCGTCCAGACGCCCTCGAGGTCGAGGACACCGAGTCCGCCGAGCTGTCCGATCATGATCGCCGTCCTCGGCGACACCACGGAATCCATCGGGGCGGCGAGGATCGGGGTCGCGAACTGGAACGCGTCGATGCTCCACGTCACCGAGACGTCCTCGGGGTCGCGCGTGCGGCGGGACGGCACGATGGCGACATCGTCGAACGAATAGGCCCGGCGGGCGCGCTTGGCGCGGCCGATCTCAACTTCCATGCTCACGGGGTAAGCCTACCGGCGTGCACCGACGGACGCCGATCGGGCCCCGAACGCATACGCGTTCGGGGCCCGATCAGGGTGATGGTGCGGATGGATCAGCGACGGTAGTTCGGCGCCTCGACGACGATCTGGACGTCGTGCGGGTGGCTCTCCTTCAGACCGGCAGGAGTGATGCGCACGAACTTGCCGCGCTGCTTGAGCTCGTCGATCGTGCGCGCCCCCACGTAGAACATCGACTGGCGAAGTCCTCCGATGAGCTGGTAGGCGACGGCGGACAACGGACCGCGGTAGGGAACCTGGCCCTCGATCCCCTCGGGGATCAGCTTGTCGTCGCTCGGCACGTCGGCCTGGAAGTACCGGTCCTTCGAGTAGGACGTGCGCTCTCCGCGGGTCTGCATGGCCCCGAGCGATCCCATGCCGCGGTAGTTCTTGAACTGCTTGCCGTTGACGAAGACGAGGTCGCCGGGGCTCTCGTCGCAACCGGCGAGAAGCGAGCCGAGCATGACCGTCTCGGCGCCCGCGACCATGGCCTTCGCGATGTCGCCCGAGTACTGGAGGCCGCCGTCGGCGATGACCGGGATGTCGAACTCGCGCGCGGCGAGTGAGGCCTCGTAGACGGCCGTCACCTGGGGAACGCCGACCCCGGCGACCACGCGGGTGGTGCAGATCGAGCCCGGCCCGACCCCCACCTTGATGGCGTCGGCTCCGGCCTCGGCGATCGCGCGGGCGCCCTCGCGCGTGGCGACGTTGCCCCCGATCACGTCGACGCCCGCGAAGGCGGGGTCGGACTTCAATCGACGGATGAGGTCGATGACACCGGCGGAATCGCCGTTGGCCGTGTCCACGACCAACACATCGACGCCCGCCTCGAGCAGGGCCTGAGCCCGCTGCCAGGCATCACCGAAGAAACCGATGGCCGCGCCGACGCGGAGGCGTCCGCTCTCGTCCTTCGTGGCGAGTGGATACTTCTCGCTCTTGTCGAAGTCCTTGACGGTGATGAGTCCCTTGAGCTTGCCGGCCGCGTCGACGAGGGGGAGCTTCTCGATACGGTGCTGAGCGAGCAGAGCGATCGCGTCCTCCGGGCTGATCCCGACAGCACCCGTGATGAGGCCGTCGCTCGTCATCACCTCGGAGACCTTCGTCGTCGACTTCTCGAAGCCGGCGACGAATCGCATGTCGCGGTTGGTGACGATACCGACGAGCGTGCCGTCCGGGTTCACGACGGGGAGACCGGACACCCGGAACTGCCCGCAGAGCGCATCGACCTCGGCGACGGAGGCGTCCGGAGTGGTCGTGACGGGGTTCGTGATCATGCCCGACTCGCTCCGCTTGACCCGGTCGACCATCTCGGCCTGATCCGCGATCGAGAGGTTGCGGTGGATGATTCCGATGCCGCCCTCGCGCGCCATGGCGATCGCCATGCGCGCCTCGGTGACCGTGTCCATGGCGCTCGAGAGGATCGGAGTGGCCACTCTGATGCGCTTCGTCAGCCGAGAGGAGGTGTCAGCCTCGCTCGGGATCACGTCGGTATGCGCCGGAAGCAGCATGACGTCGTCGTAGGTGAGTCCGATAAAGCCGAAGGGGTCGGTGTCCATTGGCGCCTCTCAGTGTGCGATGTTCCCGCGGGCGAGCGGGCGCACTCGTCGGGCCCGGCCTGTTTGTACCATCTTAAAGCGCAATGCACGGAGTGCTATTCCCACAGTGCATAATTGCCCAACGCCACTCGTCAGGGGCGCGAAACATGACCGTCATGTTGAGGCCGTAGCCTCAAGCACCGTCACATGGCACTGGACGAGGCTACGGCGACATCGCCGTCGCCTCCTGGGAGGTAATTCCTTGCACGCAGGTAAGACATCGGGACGCGTTCCGCGACCCGTCGCACTCGTTCTGGCGACGCTCTTCGCGGCCCTCGCCCTCCTCGGCGTGGGGTCGTCGGTCGCATCCGCGTCCACGGACCCGAGCGAGGAGCCCTCCGGCCCCGTCCTCTCGATCGGGGGCATCCTCCGCGACGGCGACGATCCTGTCGAAGGGGTCGAGATCACCGTAGAGGGCGGCGGCTTCGAGCAGACGGCGATCTCGGACGAGAACGGACGCTGGAGCGTCGAGGTCCCCGAGGAAGGCGACTACACCGTCACCCTCGACCCCGACACCCTGCCGGACGGACTCGACCTCCGCGACCCCGAGAGGACGACCGCGAACGTCTCGGCCGACGAATGGCAGACGAACTCCATCTCGCGACTGTTCCCGCTCGGTGAGGACACCCGGCAGACGTCCGGGTTCGCCGACCTGTTCCTCCAGCGCCTCGTCTCGGGCCTCAACTTCGGCCTCCTCGTCGCGCTCGCAGCGATCGGTATCACGCTGATCTTCGGAACGACCGGGCTCAACAACTTCGCCCACGGCGAGATGGTGACCTTCGGCGGGATCCTCTCGTGGGTCTTCGCGGTCCTCCTCGGCCTCAACATCTTCATCGCCATCCCCATCGTGGTGATCCTCGGAGCCGCATTCGGCTATCTGCAGGACACGGTCCTCTGGCGACCACTGAGGCGGAAGGGGGTGAAGCTCGTTCAAGCGATGATCGTGAGCATCGGTCTCGCGATCTTCCTGCGCTACTTCTACCTCTTCATGGTCGGCGGTGACACCAAGACGATGAACGTCGGCCTGTCGGACGCCATCGTGATCGGGCCCGTGCGCATCACCACCGGTTCGCTCCTCAGCATGGGGCTCTCGGTGGTCGTCCTCGTCGCCGTCGGTCTGTTCCTCACCCGCACCCGGACCGGCAAGGCGACGCGAGCAGTGTCGGACAACCCGTCGCTCGCGGCCGCATCGGGCATCGACGTCGATCGCATCATCCGCACCGTCTGGATCATCGCCGGTGGTCTCGCCGGACTGGCCGGTGTGATGCTCGCCCTGTACCGGCAGGTCTCGTGGGACATGGGACAGCAGGTGCTGCTCCTGATGTTCGCCGCCGTGACCCTCGGCGGCCTCGGATCGGCGTACGGTGCTCTCGTGGGATCCATCGTCGTCGGGCTCTTCGTCGAACTCTCGACCCTCTTCATCCCCGCCGACCTCAAGTACGCGGCGGCTCTCATCGTTTTGATCGTCGTGCTGTTGGTCCGCCCCCAGGGGATTCTCGGACGCCGCGAGCGGATCGGCTAGGAAGGAAATCATGGACTGGGGAAACATCTTCAGCAATGCCGTCGGCGAGCTCATCAGCCCGACCACCGCGGCATACGCCCTCGCGGCGATCGGTCTCGGTGTGCACTTCGGCTACACCGGTCTGCTCAACTTCGGCCAGGCGGCCTTCATGCTCATCGGCGCCTACGGCTTCGCCATCCCGACGATCGAGTTCGGGGCTCCTCTCCCGGTCGCCGTCCTCTGCGCACTCATCGCGTCGGTTCTCTTCGCGCTGTTCCTCGGCATCCCGACGTTGAGGCTCCGAGCCGACTATCTCGCGATCGTCACGATCGCGGCCGCAGAAGTGGTCCGGTACATCGTCACGACGACGGGTCTGACCGACGTCACCGGCGCCGCCAACGGGCTCTCGGGGTTCAAGGGCACGTTCGCGGCCAGCAATCCGATCCCTGACGGCACCTACGGCTTCGGTCCGTTCACGTACAACGCCTACGATTGGTGGGTCCGCATCGTCGGTTGGGGCCTCGTCATCCTCGCGAGCGTGCTCGTGTTCCTCCTGATGCGCAGCCCGTGGGGCCGCATCGTCAAGGGCATCCGTGAGGATGAGGACGCCGTGCGCAGCCTCGGCAAGAACGTCTTCTCCTACAAGATGCAGGCGCTCGTCATGGGTGGCGTGATGGGGTCGGTCGCCGGCATCATCTTCATCCTCCCCCGCGCGGTGCAGCCGGCCAACTACACGACCGGTCTCACCTTCTTCATCTGGACGATCATGCTCCTCGGAGGAGCCGCGACGATCTTCGGACCGATCATCGGCGCCATGATCTTCTGGGTCGTGCTCTCGCTCACGCAGGGCGTGCTCTACGGGGCGATCGAGTCGGGCTTCCTCGGCTTCCTCTCCACCACGCAGGCCGGTCAGATCCGCTTCATGCTCGTGGGTGTGGCTCTCATGCTGCTTGTCATATTCCGTCCACAGGGCATCTTCGGCAACAAGAAGGAGCTGAGCTTCAGTGTCTGATCCCACCACCGGAGGCACGACGCCCCCCGATGCCATCCCCACGACCCATCCCTTCGTGAAGGGGCAGGTCGGCCCCGGATGCGAGAAGGTCGATCCGATCGTCGTCGCCGACGCCGTCTCCCGCAGCTTCGGCGGACTCACGGCGGTCGACGTCGCGCACCTCGAGATCCCCCGCGGCAAGATCACCGCTCTGATCGGACCGAACGGCGCGGGCAAGACGACCATGTTCAATCTCCTGACGGGGTTCGACAAGCCGAACACCGGCACGTGGACGTTCAACGGTCGTTCGCTCGCGAACGTCCCTGCCTTCAAGGTGGCTCGTGCGGGAATGGTCCGGACGTTCCAGCTCACGAAGTCCCTCGGTCGCCTCACCGTGCTCCAGAACATGCTCCTGGGCGCGACGAAGCAGCCGGGCGAGAACGTCTTCACGGCGCTCGTCCGTCCGCTGTGGAAGGCGCGCGAGGCCGAGATCACCGTGAAGGCCGACGAGCTGCTCGAGCGCTTCAAGCTCGATGCGAAGCGCGAGGACTACGCCGCCTCCCTGTCGGGCGGTCAGCGCAAGCTCCTCGAGATGGCCCGGGCGCTCATGAGCGACCCGGAGCTCATCATGCTCGACGAGCCGATGGCCGGTGTGAACCCTGCCCTCACGCAGTCGCTGCTCGGCCACATCAAGAACCTGAAGTCCGACGGCACCTCCGTGCTGTTCGTCGAGCACGACATGCACATGGTGATGCACATCTCCGACTGGGTCATCGTCATGGCCGAGGGCAAGGTCGTGGCGGAGGGGCCGCCTGAGACGGTGATGAAGGACCCCGCTGTGATCGACGCCTACCTGGGCGCCCACCACGACACGGACCTCGGCGACCTCACCGGTGGCCACAGCATCGTGGAGGACGCCCTGGCTGCGGCCCACGAGGTGCACGAGAAGTCCAAGGAGGACAAGGCATGAGTGACACGAGCAGCAGCGCGTCCGGCGCGGCGACCGCCGAGCGCACGGACGCGGTCCTCCGCACCGAGAACCTCGTGGGCGGCTACCTGCCCGGCGTGAACATCCTCAACGGATGTTCGATCGACGCCTACCCGGGCGAACTCATCGGGATCATCGGCCCGAACGGCGCCGGCAAGTCGACCCTCCTGAAGGCGATCTTCGGGCAGGTCAACATCCGCGGCGGCAAGGTGACGCTCAAGGGCGAGGACATCACAGGACTCAAGGCGAACAAGCTCGTCGCCAAGGGCGTCGGGATGGTGCCGCAGAACAACAACGTCTTCCCGACGCTGACGATCGAGGAGAACCTCGAGATGGGGCTCTTCCAGAAGCCGTCGCTGTTCGCGGAGCGCTTCGAGTTCGTCGCCACGCTGTTCCCGGAGCTCGGTTCGCGGCGGAAGCAGCGCGCCGGGTCGCTCTCGGGCGGTGAGCGTCAGATGGTCGCCATGGGTCGTGCACTCATGATCGACCCGTCGGTCCTCCTCCTCGACGAGCCGTCGGCCGGCCTCTCTCCCGTGCGTCAGGACGAGACCTTCCTGCGCGTCCACCAGATCAATCGCGCGGGCGTCTCCGTCATCATGGTGGAGCAGAACGCCCGTCGTTGCCTGCAGATCTGCGATCGGGCGTACGTGCTCGATCAGGGCCGCGACGCCTACACGGGCACCGGCAAGGAGCTCTCCCAGGATCCGAAGGTCATCGAGCTCTACCTCGGTACCCTCGCGGCCGATCAGGGCCACTGACGGCCTGACGCACCGCGCCGTCGACTACTGACGACGAAGGCCCTCCGGACACCGTCCGGAGGGCCTTCGTCGTCTCAGCTGCACGACCGGCGCTCGCCATCCGGCACCATCGCGATCCCGACGCCCCCTGGACGGACGCTACGGCACGTTCCGGACGACGTCGGTCACGGGGCCGCCTACCGGTCGGCGCACGGTCACAACAGGTCCCCCGGACGACGAGGGCCCGATGGTCCTGACCCATTCGGCCGGCTCCGCGGGTCCGGTCGAGTGCCTGCACACGGCGGGCCGGCCACCCGCTGCGCCGATCGGTCACGAGGGAAGGCGGCCGCGCCGGCCCGGGGTGTCGCCCGCACGACGAACGGGGCGCCGGATCCGAAGATCCGACGCCCCGTCACGGGTGGTGCGTGGTCTAGCCGAGCGAACCGAACTGCGAGTCGAGCGGTGCGTAGGTGTTGCCCTCGCCGTACTGGTATACGCCGATGTACGCCTCGGTCGGGTCGCCGTTCTCGTCGAACGTGATGGGACCCGAGATGCCGTCGTAGTCGATGTCCTCACCGTCGGCCAGCAGTGCTGAGCACTCTTCGAAGGTCTCGCACTTGGTGCCACCCTCCGAGACGGCCTGCATCTGGCTCTGGATGCCGGGGCCCGATGCGTCGTCAGCGGCGATGGCGGCGAGCGCCATCAGGATGACGGCGTCGTACGACTCGGCCGCGTAGCTGTAGTCGGTCAGGTCGGGGTTGATGCCGAGCAGACGCGAACGGAAGTCGTCCGTCGCGAGCACACCCGGGAGGGTGCCCTTCGCGCAGTTGAGGGTTCCCTCGTCGAAGTCGGCCGAGTAGTCGGCGAGGTTGCCGTCCACGAAGTAGACGTCCTCACCCGGGTAGCCCTGGGTTCCGACGAGCTCGGGCACGATGACCTTCGTCTGGTCGAACGCGATGAGAGCGATGGCGTCGGGGTCCTCGGCCATGATCGCGTCGATCTGCGAGCTGAACTGGCTGTCACCCTCGTTGAAGGCCTCCTCGGCGACGATCGTTCCACCGGCCGACTCGACAGCCGTCTTCACGTTCTCGGCGAGGCCGGTTCCATAGGCGTCGTTGAGGTAGAGGAGGCCGATGTTGGTGGCACCGTCCTCGACCATGAGGTTTCCGAGCACGCGGCCCTGGAGGACGTCGGACGGAGCGGTCCGCCAGAAGTAGCCGCCGTCGTCGTAGTCCGAGAAGTCGGGCGACGTGTTTGCCGGCGAGATCTGGACGACCTGCGCACCCGTCACCTGGTCGATGAAGGTGAACGAGACGCCGGAGGACGCGGCTCCGACGATGCCCGAGACGCCCTGGCTGAGCAGGTCGGACGCGGACTGCGTCGCGATGTCGGTGGTGGTGTCACCGGAGTCACGGTGGATCACAGCGGCGTTGCCGCCGAGCACGCCGGACTCGGAGGCGTTGATGTCTGCGATGGCGAGGTCGACACCCGCGATCTCGGGCGGGCCGAGGAACGCCAGCGTTCCCGTGGTCGGCAGGATCGATCCGATGGTCAGGGACGTGTCACGGTCCTGAGCTGCCGTGATCTCCGCGGGCTCGACCGCCGTGGTCTCGACGGCCTCGGGTCCGCACGCCTCGGCGCTCGGGTCGGCCGACTCCTCGGTACCGCCTCCGGACGCCGAACAGCCGGCCAGCAGCAGGGTGCCGATTCCGACCGTGGCGATACCGACGCCGACGCGTCGGCGGAGTGAACGCGAGGGGCTCGCGAATACGCTCATGGTGCTCCTTCAATTGCCTCTGATAGAGAAGTTTCGCGTCGGCAGGGTCTATCGACGCGTGCAGCCAAAGCTAACGGCGGGTGGAACCAGACACAATACGGTCGCGTTACGGCCGTGTAACGCGACCCAATCGTTACATTCCGCGAATCGAGGCGGTCCGGACGACGAAATCCGTCGTTCAGGGCAGGACGGGAGGCGTACGCCGTGCGGCACCGGCTGCCGCCGCGAGGTCGATCATGAGCACGACGAGCGCGACCCAGACGAGGCCGAATCCGATCCACCGCTCGAGCGGCATGGCCTCGTGGAGGAAGACGACGCCCACGATGAACTGCAGGAGCGGCGCGACGAACTGCACGAGGCCCATCGTCACGAGGGGAAGACGTCGCGACGCGGCCGCGAAGAAGAGGAGCGGGACGGCCGTGATGACACCGGACAGGACCGTGAGGGCGAGATGCCACGGGCCGGGTGCCCCGATCAGCAGACCCGAGGTGGTCGACACGATCACGAGGGCGACTCCGGCGACGGGCAGCAGGTAGAGGCTCTCGATGGTGAGTCCCGAGAGGGCGTCCACGGTACCGCCGACTCGCTTCTTGATGTAGCCGTAGAG
Proteins encoded in this window:
- a CDS encoding glycerol-3-phosphate dehydrogenase/oxidase; this translates as MAQNSVSRSNKIGPEERLAAIEALKSKELDVLVVGGGIVGTGAALDAVTRGLSTGLLEARDWASGTSSRSSKLVHGGIRYLEQLDFGLVREALIERGLLLQRIAPHLVKPVRFLYPLTKPVWERFYIGAGMFLYDIFSYSGGRPPGVPHHRHLSKRQIQRSIPSLAANAFTGGLTYYDAQVDDARYVSSLARTASFYGAHVASRVRVEGFIKVGQRVVGVTAHDLQTGETFEIRAKQVVNATGVWTDDTQALVGERGQFKVRASKGVHLLVPRDRFQSTMGMILRTEKSVLFVIPWGRHWIIGTTDTDWNLDKAHPAATAADIDYILEHVNQVLAVPLTREDVEGVYAGLRPLLAGESDQTSKLSREHIVTHSVPGLVVVAGGKWTTYRIMAKDAIDAAADALDGRIPPSTTQDIALLGAEGYQAAWNKRGKIARAFGVHKVRIEHLLNRYGVLTDELLDLIRNRPELAEPLPGADDYLQAEVVYAASHEGALHLEDVLARRTRISIEAWDRGVSAAPIAAALMADVLGWDEERTEREVQNYLKRVAAERASQEQPDDESADRVRLEAPDIAAVTD
- a CDS encoding GuaB3 family IMP dehydrogenase-related protein, whose translation is MEVEIGRAKRARRAYSFDDVAIVPSRRTRDPEDVSVTWSIDAFQFATPILAAPMDSVVSPRTAIMIGQLGGLGVLDLEGVWTRYDDPEPVLAEIRSLPAAQATARMQELYSAPIRPELVTQRLAEIREAGVTVAGALSPQRTQELYNTVVEAGVDIFVIRGTTVSAEHVSKNQEPLNLKEFIYELDVPVIVGGAATYTAALHLMRTGAAGVLVGFGGGAASTTRASLGIHAPMATAVADVAGARRDYLDESGGRYVHVIADGGLGSSGDIVKAIACGADAVMLGTTLARASDAPGGGFHWGTEAYHSQLPRGRRVEVGQVGSLEEVLYGPATTVDGTANLVGALRRSMATTGYSDLKEFQRVEVVVAPYPVQ
- the guaB gene encoding IMP dehydrogenase, which codes for MDTDPFGFIGLTYDDVMLLPAHTDVIPSEADTSSRLTKRIRVATPILSSAMDTVTEARMAIAMAREGGIGIIHRNLSIADQAEMVDRVKRSESGMITNPVTTTPDASVAEVDALCGQFRVSGLPVVNPDGTLVGIVTNRDMRFVAGFEKSTTKVSEVMTSDGLITGAVGISPEDAIALLAQHRIEKLPLVDAAGKLKGLITVKDFDKSEKYPLATKDESGRLRVGAAIGFFGDAWQRAQALLEAGVDVLVVDTANGDSAGVIDLIRRLKSDPAFAGVDVIGGNVATREGARAIAEAGADAIKVGVGPGSICTTRVVAGVGVPQVTAVYEASLAAREFDIPVIADGGLQYSGDIAKAMVAGAETVMLGSLLAGCDESPGDLVFVNGKQFKNYRGMGSLGAMQTRGERTSYSKDRYFQADVPSDDKLIPEGIEGQVPYRGPLSAVAYQLIGGLRQSMFYVGARTIDELKQRGKFVRITPAGLKESHPHDVQIVVEAPNYRR
- a CDS encoding branched-chain amino acid ABC transporter permease, whose product is MHAGKTSGRVPRPVALVLATLFAALALLGVGSSVASASTDPSEEPSGPVLSIGGILRDGDDPVEGVEITVEGGGFEQTAISDENGRWSVEVPEEGDYTVTLDPDTLPDGLDLRDPERTTANVSADEWQTNSISRLFPLGEDTRQTSGFADLFLQRLVSGLNFGLLVALAAIGITLIFGTTGLNNFAHGEMVTFGGILSWVFAVLLGLNIFIAIPIVVILGAAFGYLQDTVLWRPLRRKGVKLVQAMIVSIGLAIFLRYFYLFMVGGDTKTMNVGLSDAIVIGPVRITTGSLLSMGLSVVVLVAVGLFLTRTRTGKATRAVSDNPSLAAASGIDVDRIIRTVWIIAGGLAGLAGVMLALYRQVSWDMGQQVLLLMFAAVTLGGLGSAYGALVGSIVVGLFVELSTLFIPADLKYAAALIVLIVVLLVRPQGILGRRERIG
- a CDS encoding branched-chain amino acid ABC transporter permease; protein product: MDWGNIFSNAVGELISPTTAAYALAAIGLGVHFGYTGLLNFGQAAFMLIGAYGFAIPTIEFGAPLPVAVLCALIASVLFALFLGIPTLRLRADYLAIVTIAAAEVVRYIVTTTGLTDVTGAANGLSGFKGTFAASNPIPDGTYGFGPFTYNAYDWWVRIVGWGLVILASVLVFLLMRSPWGRIVKGIREDEDAVRSLGKNVFSYKMQALVMGGVMGSVAGIIFILPRAVQPANYTTGLTFFIWTIMLLGGAATIFGPIIGAMIFWVVLSLTQGVLYGAIESGFLGFLSTTQAGQIRFMLVGVALMLLVIFRPQGIFGNKKELSFSV
- a CDS encoding ABC transporter ATP-binding protein, producing the protein MPTTHPFVKGQVGPGCEKVDPIVVADAVSRSFGGLTAVDVAHLEIPRGKITALIGPNGAGKTTMFNLLTGFDKPNTGTWTFNGRSLANVPAFKVARAGMVRTFQLTKSLGRLTVLQNMLLGATKQPGENVFTALVRPLWKAREAEITVKADELLERFKLDAKREDYAASLSGGQRKLLEMARALMSDPELIMLDEPMAGVNPALTQSLLGHIKNLKSDGTSVLFVEHDMHMVMHISDWVIVMAEGKVVAEGPPETVMKDPAVIDAYLGAHHDTDLGDLTGGHSIVEDALAAAHEVHEKSKEDKA
- a CDS encoding ABC transporter ATP-binding protein; amino-acid sequence: MSDTSSSASGAATAERTDAVLRTENLVGGYLPGVNILNGCSIDAYPGELIGIIGPNGAGKSTLLKAIFGQVNIRGGKVTLKGEDITGLKANKLVAKGVGMVPQNNNVFPTLTIEENLEMGLFQKPSLFAERFEFVATLFPELGSRRKQRAGSLSGGERQMVAMGRALMIDPSVLLLDEPSAGLSPVRQDETFLRVHQINRAGVSVIMVEQNARRCLQICDRAYVLDQGRDAYTGTGKELSQDPKVIELYLGTLAADQGH
- a CDS encoding ABC transporter substrate-binding protein, which encodes MSVFASPSRSLRRRVGVGIATVGIGTLLLAGCSASGGGTEESADPSAEACGPEAVETTAVEPAEITAAQDRDTSLTIGSILPTTGTLAFLGPPEIAGVDLAIADINASESGVLGGNAAVIHRDSGDTTTDIATQSASDLLSQGVSGIVGAASSGVSFTFIDQVTGAQVVQISPANTSPDFSDYDDGGYFWRTAPSDVLQGRVLGNLMVEDGATNIGLLYLNDAYGTGLAENVKTAVESAGGTIVAEEAFNEGDSQFSSQIDAIMAEDPDAIALIAFDQTKVIVPELVGTQGYPGEDVYFVDGNLADYSADFDEGTLNCAKGTLPGVLATDDFRSRLLGINPDLTDYSYAAESYDAVILMALAAIAADDASGPGIQSQMQAVSEGGTKCETFEECSALLADGEDIDYDGISGPITFDENGDPTEAYIGVYQYGEGNTYAPLDSQFGSLG